From the Bacillota bacterium genome, the window GACCGCCGGAGAACGATGATGGCCATGGACCTTGTCAGTGGTCTATTGAGCGTGCTCCTGGCGGCCCTCCTTCTGACCGGGCGGCTCAACCTCGGGGTCCTGCTGGCTCTCACCCTGGTGGCCGCGAGCGCCGCCGCCTTTCACTCCTCAGCCTTCGACACGTCCTACGCCATGCTCGTCCCGGACCGGCTGCTGCCCAGGGCCAACGGGATGATGCAGACGATGTTCTCGCTCTCCGCGATCCTTTCCCCGGCCGCCGCGGCGGCCCTCATCTCCCTGCCGGTCCTGGCCCGCCAAGGGCACCTGACCGGTGGTCTTGGAGCCCGGCTCGGGGGAATGGAGAGCGGCATCCCGCTGCCCATCGTGATCGACGCCGTGACCTTCTTCGTGGGTGCCGTGACGCTGGTCTTCCTGACCATCCCCTCGCCGGTGAGGACCGACCTGAAAAAATCCAACGGGCGCTTGGACAAGAGCATCTGGGCCGACGTCAGGGAAGGGGCCCTTTACATCTGGCACCGTCGTCCATTGCTCTGGCTGCTCGGCACCTTCGCCGTGGCCAACTTGGTGGATGGCCCGCTCGGTGTCCTCACCCCGCTGATCGTCAAGTTCAATCTGGCGGGCGACTGGGCAGGGCGCGGCTTCACGTTCGAAACGGCCTTTGCCTTGCTGGCCACGATCAGCGGGTTCGGCGGCCTGGTCGGCGGCCTCCTGATCAGCGCCTGGGGCGGCTTGAGGAAGAGGCGGGTCTACGGGGTCTTCGTCCCGATGATCTTCAGCGGTCTGGCCATGGTCGTCGCCGGTCGTTCGTCCTACCTTTACCTTGCTGCCGGTATGTTCTTTGCCGTCAACCTGACCTTCCCGATATGTAACGCCCACTCCCAGACGATCTGGCAGACCCAGACCCCGCGGGAGTTACAGGGGCGGGTCTTTGCCGTGCGTCGCCTGATCGCCCAGGGCTCGTTGCCCCTCAGCACGGCCATGGTCGGCCTGGTGACCGGGCTCCTCAACCCGGGCAGGGTGGTCGCTGCTCTCGGAGCGCTCTTGGCCGTCTTCTGCATCGCCCAGTTCTTCAACCCCTACCTGCTGAAGGTGGAAGACAAGGCCTTCCTCGACCGGATGGCCGCCGGCCGGTCGGTTGCCCAGGCCCCGACGCCGGCCGAATGACGTGATCCTGCCAAGCGTTGGATATTGTCCACACGCTGATGGATAATACCTCCGGGTGCTCCGCCCAGAGGGCTACTCGTTTGGTCCGCGCCTCAGTCACCGTAGAGCAGGCCACCGACCTCGCGTAACGTGGAAAGGTCTGAGACGTCGTGATCCAACAGCGGCAAGGGTGACCGGAGCAGGCCGGTGAATCGAGTCTCGATCTCCTTGAGGTAACGGGCCTGAAGCTTGGCCCGGGAGGACAGGAAGCGATTACCCTCGATAACCTCCGGTTGGATGCATTGGTTGACGACCAGGGCCTGAACCGGGATGCCGAGCCGGCTCAAACCCTTGATGGCGCTGTCGGTTTCCGCAATGGGCAACCGTTCCGGCAATAGGACCAGAGTGAAAACGGTCGCGCGGTCGTCTCGCAGGACCTGTAGGGCCCGTTCGTAGCGCAACCTGTCTCGCTCCAGATGTCCGAAATCATCGCCGTCCAGGTTCATCAATTGGGCGAGCCGCTCGCCTTCCTGGATCTGTTTCTGGAGGAAACCGGCCCAGTCGAACGGCATGGCCAGTTCGCGCAACGTCTTGCCGGTGGGAGCCGTGTCGAAGATCAGGACCTCGCTGTCGGGCTCCTCCAGGAAGGTTACGAATTGGTCAAAGGTGGCCATCTCTTCGGCGCATGGAGTGCTGATGACGTCGCCGCCAAGCGCCCCGGTCATCTGACCCATTACTGAGTCCAACCGTTTCTGAAAGACACCCTTGGCGTCGTTCGGGTTGATGTTGAGCCCGCACAAGTTGGGTACCTCCCGGATGGGCGCCCGGACCTCCCCGCCGATCTCTTGGCTGAACATGGTTGACAGGCTCACAGTCGGATCAGTCGAGACGATGGTCGTCCTGTACCCGTGGTCGGCGAACCACACCGCCGTCGCCGTGGCCACGGTGGTCTTGCCCACTCCACCTTTGCCTCCGAAGAACAGATACTTGGTCCTACCTTGAAGAGCCGTGAGGCGCTGGAGTCTTTCGTTCACTTGCATCCCCTCCGTTTTCCCTTGTTTCCGCGGCCTGTCTCAGCGCCGCTTTGACCTTCGCCAATTCAGGTAGGCCAAGGTCGACAAGACTACCGTCTACCAGGATCGCCGGAACTCCCACCCGGCCTGATTGGAAGGCCGTCATCAACCGGGCCATCACCGCCCTCGGGACGGCCCCGAAATAGGCCGTGGTAGCGGGGATCACCTTCACCTCAATGGTCACCCCTGTCTCGTGGCTGGCTTGCTGGACGAGGAGGCGAGCCTGCTCATCAAAGGCGGCCATCCCGGGGATGCAGCAGCTTCCGCTGATGATGATGACGGGCACGACGGTACTCTTCTTGCGGAACCCGATCTTCATGGGCGGCAACCTCCATTCGTTACTTCGCGAAATGACGATACGTTGGTCTCAAAAAAGGGCCGCATTTCGGCAGCCCGGCTCTCGCCCAACAACCTGGCCTACTGGTCCCATTTCCCTGGGCAGCATCTGGTCACAAGATCGGCGAACCTCCGCGTCAGGATCAGAAGATTGGCTCGATCGGGATAGTAGTAGACCTCCTTTCCCTCCCGATGGGCCTTGAGCAAGCCCGCCTTTTTCAGAACTGCGAGGTGCTCCGATGCTGTCGACTGGCCGATTCGTGAATCCTCAGCCACCTGGCCGACCGTGCGTTCCCGGCCATCCACGTACAGAAAAAGAATCCTCTGCCGAGTGTCGCTGGCTAAGGCCTTCAGGAAGTCCTGGACTTCATCGAGGGTAGTCGACATGGTTCAATCGCCCCATCAATCGGAAGTTGCCGATATGATTATGCCCCTTCGGCGAGGCTTTGTCAAGGCATAGACCCGGCCACCGGCATAGACCCGGCCACCTGGGATTGCCGAAAGTTGCCCCGACACCGCCTCGAAAGCAGGGCCCCCCAGGGGTGTCGGACTTTCGCACCACCAGATCACGCAGGCGGACTGCCGGTCGCCCCCTTGACACCCCCGGCCCCCCATTGTACAATTGTACTAGGACATTAGGACAATACTCGCGAAGCTGCGGTGGGAGGGAGGGCCAGGGCTTGTTCCATATCGATCCACACTCGGGAATGCCCATCTACTTGCAGCTGAAGGAACGTATCCGGCACGAGGTGACGACGGGAAGGCTCGCCCCGGGCACCCGCCTCCCGACCGTGAGGGAGTTGGCCATCGAGTTGATGATCAACGCCAATACGGTCAGCCGCGTTTATTCCGAGCTGACCAAGGAAGGCTACCTGGAGTCCCGCCAAGGCTCGGGCACCTATGTCCGGAAGGTCGATTCCGGGCTACGCGAAGCCCGCCGGGACCGCCTTCACGAGTTGCTCAAGGAGATCGTCGGCGAGGCCCTGAACCTTGGATACTCCCGCGAGCGGCTGGTGGCCGCCCTGAATCAGGAGATCGACGAGGCCGCCAGGGCCGGGCCCGGCGCTCTTGAAGG encodes:
- a CDS encoding ArsA family ATPase; this translates as MNERLQRLTALQGRTKYLFFGGKGGVGKTTVATATAVWFADHGYRTTIVSTDPTVSLSTMFSQEIGGEVRAPIREVPNLCGLNINPNDAKGVFQKRLDSVMGQMTGALGGDVISTPCAEEMATFDQFVTFLEEPDSEVLIFDTAPTGKTLRELAMPFDWAGFLQKQIQEGERLAQLMNLDGDDFGHLERDRLRYERALQVLRDDRATVFTLVLLPERLPIAETDSAIKGLSRLGIPVQALVVNQCIQPEVIEGNRFLSSRAKLQARYLKEIETRFTGLLRSPLPLLDHDVSDLSTLREVGGLLYGD
- a CDS encoding GntR family transcriptional regulator translates to MFHIDPHSGMPIYLQLKERIRHEVTTGRLAPGTRLPTVRELAIELMINANTVSRVYSELTKEGYLESRQGSGTYVRKVDSGLREARRDRLHELLKEIVGEALNLGYSRERLVAALNQEIDEAARAGPGALEGQGRPSDPHRPVDKEGKP
- a CDS encoding MFS transporter yields the protein MSQETRPYEPPKDGFRTFLIVWVTQSISVLGSNLTFFATTIWLTQVLYPRPEQKPELAWALSAVSLAFALPTIFGAPLAGAWADRHDRRRTMMAMDLVSGLLSVLLAALLLTGRLNLGVLLALTLVAASAAAFHSSAFDTSYAMLVPDRLLPRANGMMQTMFSLSAILSPAAAAALISLPVLARQGHLTGGLGARLGGMESGIPLPIVIDAVTFFVGAVTLVFLTIPSPVRTDLKKSNGRLDKSIWADVREGALYIWHRRPLLWLLGTFAVANLVDGPLGVLTPLIVKFNLAGDWAGRGFTFETAFALLATISGFGGLVGGLLISAWGGLRKRRVYGVFVPMIFSGLAMVVAGRSSYLYLAAGMFFAVNLTFPICNAHSQTIWQTQTPRELQGRVFAVRRLIAQGSLPLSTAMVGLVTGLLNPGRVVAALGALLAVFCIAQFFNPYLLKVEDKAFLDRMAAGRSVAQAPTPAE
- a CDS encoding metalloregulator ArsR/SmtB family transcription factor produces the protein MSTTLDEVQDFLKALASDTRQRILFLYVDGRERTVGQVAEDSRIGQSTASEHLAVLKKAGLLKAHREGKEVYYYPDRANLLILTRRFADLVTRCCPGKWDQ